Sequence from the Paeniglutamicibacter cryotolerans genome:
CGAGACACCTGGGCCACGTCGTCGTCGAGACCAATGTCCCGGCGGCGCATCCAAAAGGCGTAGCAATGGCCGTGGCCGGCTCCGGCGCTGCCGTGCTTGGACGGGAACCGGATGCCCAGGGGATAGGACCCATCGTCGAGCACCTGCTCGCGCAGGTGCGCGGCCAGCAGCGTGGTGCTCCGGCGGTCTCCTCCGGTGACTTCGGACAGGGTCAGGGATTCGGGTAGCACGCCGTCATCGTAGAGGTCATGCCCGATAGCGTCGTTCAGGATTTTGAGCGTTGCCGCATGGGCGATGTCGATCCACCAGCCCGCACCGAACTCCAGGGTGTAGAGCAAGCGGCCCTCGCGCCAGTTCGCCGGAATCCATCCCGGGACCATGCTGGAATTGGCTGACCATTCCTCCTCAACGATCCGGCGCATCTCCTCAAGGGGCAACCCCATGAACTTGGCGGTCTTGGCCAAATACGTGCGGTGGCCGTGGGTCATCCGGGCCCAGGAAAGCCCCTCGATGAAGGCGCTCTCGGGATCGGCCGCGGCATAAAGCGTCCTGCCCGGGGTGTCGAAGCGGTACCAGTTGGCGCGATCCTCGTCCAAGGATCCGCGTTCCTGCGGGTTCAAGGGTCCGTAGGATTCCTTGGCCACCCGGTAGGCAGTGAGCGGACTCTCGATGAGGGCCAGCCCCGTTTCCTGGCAAATGCGGCTCAACCGGAGAACCCGTCCTCGACCATGGCCGTGGCGGCCGCGGCGACTTCCTTGAAACGGTCCTCACGGATCGCATCAAGGGGGGAGTCGTGCTCCAGCCAAGGGTTGGAACCGATGAACCACATGCGGGCCACGTGCTCGCCCTCGGCCTCGGCCACCAGGCTCCACTGGGTGTAGGCGAATTGGAGGCGCTTGACCGCGGCCGGCTTGGGGGTCGGTCCGTCCTGTTGGGCCCAACCGTAGCTGATCTTGCGGTCCTTGCTTCCGGCCAGGGCGGCGACGAGGGTCGCGCCCAGGGCGGCATTCAGCCGGCGGACGACCTCGCGGATCCCCAGCCGGGCCGTGCGCGCATGGGCCGCCCCGGTGATCGTGGCAATGCTCATGGGAGTAACCCTTTCCCGCGTGTCCGTATGGTCCGCTTGGCTGCGGCCATGCCTCAACAATACCCTGCATGGACACTAAAGTGTCCGTATGGAGACTAAAAATGGACAAAAAATCTACCAATTTCGGCATTGGGTTGCGCATTCGGCTGGCGGTTCCGCGGCTTCCGGGCGGAGGCGAACCTACCTTGAGCGGTGCGTTCACCAGGTCTTCGGCCCCGGTGGGGGAAGATATACCAATGGGTTCTTCATCTTTCGGCCAAGTCCTTGACCAGCTGTACTTTTCCGCCACCGACGAGCGGGACAAGGGCACGAAGTTCGAGCGGTTCATGAAGCGTTACCTGGAGCTGGAGCCGATGTATGCCGACCAGTTCTCCCAGGTCTGGCTATGGGACGAGTGGCCCGAGCGCAATGGGCAGGTCGACACCGGCATCGACCTGGTCGCCCGGGACCGGTACACCGGGGAACTGACCGCGATCCAGTGCAAGTTCTACGACCCCGCCCGGACCCTGGACAAGAAGCAGATCGACTCCTTCTTCACCGCCGCCGGCAAAACCGACTTCGCCTACGGCATGGTGGTCTCCACCACCGACAAATGGTCCAAGCACGCCGAAAGCGCGCTGGAGGACCAGTCCAAGCCCATGACCCGGCTGCGGCTGGCCGACCTGGCGGATTCGACGATCGACTGGTCCGAGTTCGACCTGGACCGTCCCGAAGACATGGTGCAGCTGG
This genomic interval carries:
- a CDS encoding RES domain-containing protein; translation: MSRICQETGLALIESPLTAYRVAKESYGPLNPQERGSLDEDRANWYRFDTPGRTLYAAADPESAFIEGLSWARMTHGHRTYLAKTAKFMGLPLEEMRRIVEEEWSANSSMVPGWIPANWREGRLLYTLEFGAGWWIDIAHAATLKILNDAIGHDLYDDGVLPESLTLSEVTGGDRRSTTLLAAHLREQVLDDGSYPLGIRFPSKHGSAGAGHGHCYAFWMRRRDIGLDDDVAQVSRAQGIAVNLPPYQAALALHGIQSR